Proteins encoded together in one Labrus bergylta chromosome 20, fLabBer1.1, whole genome shotgun sequence window:
- the itprid1 gene encoding uncharacterized protein itprid1 isoform X1, translated as MASEEAVAKRANLVASRAHWSHKNVSESSQETQGSPNKDSIRKWLSTTVTEEDAKQETPGKASELVRRNTSCDDDLALGVEASLYGNQGVRTVQEFLRWTRSSPAISRWNSFNSTLSDYSGPLSVMDILNLWNDDPEEVLLDLGFGCDEPDLSGRIPARFINYQSQARGINLQVFLEAQKNRLDLENPDVSNRFRQLEVLQQVTTAFSSLVGSSSSLRASQEKDLPPEARERRRRMGLIFRQASKKTLSHIKNKKTQDLTTSHVTSPLAAPESHYPPSSLGDNRIPLKRVKTGFLETMSPLAEEQGTGPDAQSHPQVAALIAQDGAFRSLKEGRPLTGNPFLQRKKSPGQVRESFEMEEIHSFDESITGLFTGGAEHLVRCVVRTNSCQSDSSGFLEEPFIPSQSLQESPAPDLIKALSCLSGGSTDSSSERPRTPSPSSPQSSPTSLLPSSLTSFSPEQSVISGPSQSPALLCDPKSDLDNSDTMTPPDQTQCPPASLAASEYEYLSPCFSSPELQDTNDQSKTPPPASFTPVSSSSSPMKADSIVSESEEVKMEEKDSPSPSLSILSHDSDPTACSSVTPPVSSYSPNLDFVINSINSSSGGPGDTQSRQTEEYFHQNSLSATDGSSSQLPSDPFLPSSAPSEIHWASSEASSSQSPENNQNDTLLRDSGEKGPCDPPSCTQTKEEEAPSCHIFQSDQDRPLYPPDLFLDSSRFEEFNQQPSLTPDPSVTICESTLSSKPHFKESLVDPTFGGMAEFTEQTISKQEGQHCFDDDGDIAVACPAQDVIPSKMDYLSLDLEDTLLRNERDERGDDRHSDTVQTPETVVYISHTESSAGLSEGSRLVDKEEEGDPQVLSGSLHGELSTETKPEELRQFYQIDINGTESDSPRTSLRFHGEVPETNTRNEIQPKSLFEIESLDVAFQTSVDGSDGESGDLDAYFQQLDNERQVYWAEPIQISNQSSLLEESGSFEASDGSPGNSLLTRGAAILDSLLSTGKVMSSLMSSSTMYTAPANPEPKPLSRSVSVQMSSSPSSHIIHRKDVPFMTDSKCSTLLPTVVPLDTSTPFRAVQSWTDWQIQKNNLSKVLSHGAPDTIQNAAGVSETIQRPTLIFSSSPSLPLLSYEGQSYECFPGMARENSTVSVSLDKGLWSDEEEEVERNGYEDEKNLWEGNHTATMACCFSCDHQGTCDYNKQHTVGNIPYSLDELEEMMLSLQQFRYVLCSMEEQLSEDQAAVYRDLSDQDREKVRDIEELRQAVKKEAGELEMHLNELAHHYDDSLKMKMHRLLDEQSLLCTQLRVSVPGKVSPSPCPASNRTVATQCCLMPWMPSMDVSSWSVDSHRQSPPGSESIREDMSCSPTKADKVDILSFLQKLKESLRHSVNTDSLE; from the exons ACCTGTGGAATGACGACCCAGAGGAGGTTCTCTTGGACCTGGGCTTTGGCTGTGATGAACCTGACCTCTCCGGACGCATCCCAGCTCGATTCATTAATTATCAGTCTCAGGCAAGAGGAATAAACCTCCAGGTGTTTCTGGAGGCCCAGAAGAATCGACTGGACTTGGAAAATCCAGATGTCAGCA ATCGCTTTAGACAGCTCGAGGTTCTCCAGCAGGTAACCACAGCCTTCTCATCTTTGGTGGGGTCCTCCTCTTCTCTGAGAGCATCACAGGAAAAAGACCTGCCTCCTGAGGCCCGGGAGAGAAGGAGGCGCATGGGCCTAATATTTAGACAAGCATCAAAGAAGACACTCAGTCAtatcaagaacaaaaaaacccaGGACCTTACCACCTCACATGTTACCTCTCCTCTTGCAGCACCTGAGTCACATTATCCTCCATCAAGTCTGGGGGACAACAGGATCCCCTTAAAAAGAGTGAAAACTGGATTTCTAGAGACAATGAGTCCTCTTGCAGAGGAGCAAGGGACTGGTCCAGATGCTCAGTCCCACCCTCAAGTGGCTGCTTTGATAGCTCAAGATGGAGCCTTTAGGTCCCTGAAGGAAGGTCGCCCCTTGACAGGAAATCCTTTTttacagaggaagaagagcccAGGTCAGGTCAGGGAATCGTTTGAAATGGAAGAG atCCATAGTTTTGATGAAAGTATTACAGGGCTCTTCACTGGAGGAGCAGAACATTTAG TGCGATGTGTTGTACGTACCAACAGCTGCCAGTCAGACAGCAGTGGTTTCTTGGAGGAGCCTTTCATCCCCTCTCAATCTCTGCAGGAGTCTCCAGCACCTGATCTCATCAAG GCTCTGTCGTGCCTTTCAGGAGGAagcactgacagcagcagcgaGAGGCCACGcactccttctccttcttcccctCAATCCTCCCCAACCTCCCTGCTACCTTCATCTCTGACATCTTTTTCACCAGAGCAATCAGTCATCTCTGGCCCTTCCCAGTCTCCTGCCTTGTTGTGTGACCCTAAATCTGACCTGGACAATTCAGACACTATGACACCACCAGATCAGACTCAGTGTCCACCTGCTTCGTTGGCTGCGTCAGAGTATGAATACCTTTCCCCTTGTTTTTCCTCACCAGAGTTACAGGATACAAATGACCAATCTAAAACTCCTCCCCCTGCCTCTTTCACACCCGTCTCCTCTAGCTCTTCTCCCATGAAGGCTGATTCAATAGTTAGTGAATCAGAGGAGGTTAAAATGGAGGAAAAAGATAGTCCATCCCCCAGCCTCTCTATTCTTTCTCATGACTCTGATCCCACAGCATGCTCTAGTGTTACACCTCCTGTCTCTTCTTACTCTCCAAATTTAGATTTTGTGATTAATTCCATAAATTCCTCCTCTGGGGGTCCAGGTGACACACAGTCCAGACAGACTGAGGAGTATTTTCATCAAAACTCTCTCTCTGCTACTGATGGCTCGTCATCCCAGCTTCCCTCTGACCCTTTTCTACCTTCCTCTGCTCCCTCTGAGATTCACTGGGCATCCTCTGAAGCGTCCTCCTCACAGAGTccagaaaacaatcaaaatgacACTCTTCTCCGAGACTCCGGGGAAAAAGGACCCTGTGATCCACCTAGTtgtacacaaacaaaagaagaggaagcacCCTCTTGTCACATCTTTCAGTCGGACCAGGACAGACCTTTATATCCACCCGATCTCTTTCTGGACTCCTCTAGGTTTGAGGAGTTCAACCAGCAGCCAAGCCTTACTCCTGACCCATCCGTTACAATTTGTGAGTCTACCTTGTCATCAAAACCACACTTTAAGGAGAGTCTTGTAGATCCAACTTTTGGAGGAATGGCCGAATTTACAGAGCAGACCATCTCCAAACAAGAAGGACAACATTGTTTTGATGACGACGGGGACATTGCTGTGGCTTGTCCTGCCCAAGATGTTATTCCTTCAAAGATGGATTACCTCTCGTTGGACTTAGAGGATACCCTTCTGAGGAATGAAAGGGACGAGAGAGGGGATGACAGACACTCTGACACTGTGCAGACTCCAGAAACTGTTGTTTACATCTCACATACAGAGAGCTCTGCTGGTTTGTCAGAAGGTTCCAGATTAGTCGataaggaagaagaaggagaccCACAGGTCCTGTCCGGTAGTTTGCATGGTGAGCTTTCAACTGAAACAAAACCAGAAGAGCTGAGACAATTCTATCAAATAGACATTAATGGCACAGAAAGTGACTCACCAAGAACTTCCTTACGTTTCCATGGAGAAGTCCcagagacaaacacaagaaaTGAAATACAACCAAAAAGCTTATTTGAGATTGAGAGCTTAGACGTGGCATTTCAAACCTCAGTGGATGGCTCAGATGGTGAAAGTGGAGATTTGGATGCCTATTTTCAACAGCTTGATAATGAAAGGCAAGTCTATTGGGCAGAACCTATTCAGATTTCTAATCAAAGCTCTCTTCTTGAAGAATCAGGCAGCTTTGAAGCCTCAGATGGATCTCCTGGGAATTCTCTTTTGACTAGGGGAGCAGCTATTCTAGATTCATTATTATCCACAGGCAAAGTGATGTCTTCGTTGATGTCATCGTCAACAATGTACACCGCCCCAGCAAACCCAGAACCAAAGCCGTTGAGCCGCTCTGTTTCTGTCCAGATGTCTTCATCTCCATCTTCTCATATCATCCACAGGAaggatgttcccttcatgactgATTCAAAATGCAGCACCCTTCTCCCTACTGTTGTCCCTTTGGACACCTCCACCCCTTTCCGTGCTGTTCAGTCATGGACAGACTGGCAGattcaaaaaaacaatctcTCCAAGGTGTTATCACATGGGGCTCCTGACACTATCCAGAACGCAGCAGGTGTGTCAGAAACTATACAAAGGCCTACACTGATTTTCTCTTCATCACCGTCTCTGCCTCTGCTATCTTATGAAGGGCAGTCGTACGAGTGTTTCCCTGGAATGGCTAGAGAAAACAGTACTGTGTCGGTCTCTTTAGACAAAGGTTTGTGGTctgatgaggaagaagaggtggaGAGGAATGGATATGAGGATGAGAAGAACCTTTGGGAGGGCAATCACACAGCCACCATGGCATGCTGCTTCTCCTGTGACCATCAGGGTACCTGCGATTACAACAAGCAACACACTGTGGGGAACATTCCT TACTCTCTGGATGAGTTGGAGGAGATGATGCTGAGTCTGCAGCAGTTTCGCTATGTGCTGTGCAGcatggaggagcagctgtctgAAGACCAGGCTGCAGTTTACAGAGACCTCTCTGACCAGGACAG ggagaAGGTTCGAGACATAGAGGAGCTGAGGCAAGCAGTGAAAAAAGAGGCAGGAGAATTGGAGATGCATCTGAATGAACTGGCCCATCACTATGACGACAGCTTGAAAATG aAGATGCACAGACTGTTGGATGAGCAGTCTCTGCTCTGCACTCAACTCAGAGTCTCTGTACCTGGAAAGGTGTCCCCATCACCGTGCCCGGCCTCCAACAGGACAGTAGCCACTCAGTGCTGTCTAATGCCCTGGATGCCTTCAATGGATGTCTCCTCCTGGAGTGTGGATTCTCACAGGCAGTCACCTCCTGGATCTGAAAGCATCAGGGAGGACATGAGCTGTTCTCCCACTAAGGCGGACAAGGTGGACATATTGAGCTTCCTACAGAAG CTGAAGGAGTCTTTGCGTCACTCTGTGAACACTGACTCACTGGAATAA